One window of the Chiroxiphia lanceolata isolate bChiLan1 chromosome 30, bChiLan1.pri, whole genome shotgun sequence genome contains the following:
- the LOC116799905 gene encoding rho GTPase-activating protein 9-like, whose translation MLPGRRWRRAGPAVPLRALFGYRYRAEDGREVAMAAGERLLLLRRATPDWWQVRRPGDPPWARPFFVPATYVAEEEPGDSGTRSPRTPGQPAWGGGSAARRRTCVPPPRPPPRAVGTGTGQLAGGVIPTPAQCQSQQDTGGRPLSAEPPRTTAGQSPGGVGQVTHDGSLAHHSPEDWGADLAQAAAPQEQRGFMGGCPGLNPDSTEQQEGPPGSADHKQAFFVSTKPVNRCPLK comes from the exons ATGCTGCCGGGGCGGCGGtggcgccgggccgggccggccgTGCCCCTGCGGGCGCTGTTCGGGTACCGGTACCGGGCGGAGGACGGGCGGGAGGTGGCGATGGCCGCGGGGgagcggctgctgctgctccgcAGGGCCACCCCGGACTGGTGGCAGGTGCGGCGGCCCGGGGACCCCCCCTGGGCGCGACCCTTCTTCGTCCCCGCCACCTACGTGGCCGAGGAGGAGCCGGGTGACAGCGGGACCCGGAGCCCGCGGACCCCCGGGCAGCCC GCCTGGGGGGGCGGCAGTGCTGCTCGCCGGAGGACCTGTGTGCCCCCTCCGCgtccccccccccgcgccgTGGGCACCGGCACCGGCCAGCTGGCAGGGGGGGTCATCCCCACCCCCGCGCAGTGCCAGTCCCAGCAGGACACTGGG GGCCGACCCCTCTCTGCCGAGCCCCCCCGGACGACGGCAGGACAGAGCCCCGGAGGTGTGGGG caggTGACCCATGACGGGAGCCTCGCTCACCACAGCCCTGAGGACTGGGGGGCCGACCT tgcccaggcagcagccccCCAAGAGCAGCGTGGATTCATGGGAGGCTGCCCTGGCCTGAACCCTGACTCCACAGAGCAGCAAGAAGGTCCTCCAG gCTCAGCTGACCACAAACAGGCCTTTTTTGTGTCCACCAAACCTGTAAATCGTTGCCCTTTAAAGTAA
- the LETMD1 gene encoding LETM1 domain-containing protein 1, with protein sequence MALSRAAARGVLWRLGPAALGPRRGRIELLPALGALRCQVCRSQERPLSSRATSRALVAAVAAVARRVNARYERYLERSFPRFYVLYSTFTSGIQALFLEVKEIGRIRFRMSRQRLQVQQLPYRDMERLRQFRRDALKAIPIGIIAIPPFANFLVIILMYFFPRQLLIRYFWTPQQQLEFLDVYDSIRRDSYPDVVRSLALAAQSLPEPRPRELLQQLCSQVQGGARPRLAQLLAVRSLFSGSPLVLNRLQVDHVRALSQVLFLTPHLPAVLLRHRLLSHILEIRHLDRALLRLGLGQLSEEELRAACYLRGLNSTHLGRADCRAWLEQWLQLSCELQASEASLLAHSMVLLSLNYSRPSE encoded by the exons ATGGCGCTGTCCAGGGCCGCCGCCCGCGGGGTGCTCTGGCGTctcggccccgccgccctcGGTCCCCGCCGCGGCCGCATAGAGCTGCTGCCCGCCCTGGGGGCGCTCAG GTGCCAGGTGTGCAGGTCCCAGGAGCGTCCCCTCTCCTCCCGGGCCACCTCCCGGGCCCTCGTGGCTGCCGTGGCCGCCGTGGCCCGGAGGGTCAACGCCAGGTACGAGCGTTACCTGGAGAGGAGCTTCCCCAGGTTCTACGTCCTGTACAGCACCTTCACCTCAG GAATCCAGGCGCTGTTCCTGGAGGTGAAGGAGATCGGCAGGATCAGATTCAGGATGTCCCGGCAGCGGCTGCAGGTGCAGCAGCTCCCGTACCGGGACATGGAGCGGCTGCGCCAG TTCCGCAGGGATGCGCTCAAGGCCATTCCCATCGGGATCATCGCCATCCCACCCTTTGCCAACTTCCTGGTCATCATCCTGAT GTATTTCTTCCCACGGCAGCTCCTGATCCGCTACTTCTGGACGccgcagcagcagctggaattcCTGGATGTCTATGATTCCATCCGGAGGGACTCGTACCCGGACGTGGTGCGGAGCCTGGCTCTGGCAGCGCAGTCCCTGCCCGAGCCCCGGCCCcgggagctcctgcagcagctctgctcccag GTGCAGGGCGGTGCCCGGCCCCGCCTGGCCCAGCTCTTGGCCGTGAGGAGTTTGTTCTCGGGGTCTCCACTGGTGCTGAACAGGCTCCAGGTGGATCATGTG AGGGCCCTGAGCCAGGTGCTGTTCCTGACCCCCCACTTACCGGCCGTTCTCCTGCGGCATCGCCTGCTGAGCCACATCCTGGAGATCCGGCACCTGGACCGGGCCCTGCTGcgcctggggctggggcagctctctGAGGAGGAGCTGCGAGCG GCCTGTTACCTGCGTGGGCTCAACTCCACCCACCTGGGCCGGGCCGATTGCCGGGCGTGGCTGGAGCAGTggctccagctctcctgtgagCTCCAAG CTTCCGAAGCTTCTCTCCTGGCCCACAGCATGGTCCTGCTGTCCCTCAACTACAGCCGGCCCTCAGAGTGA